The proteins below are encoded in one region of Vibrio sp. ED004:
- a CDS encoding TonB-dependent siderophore receptor has product MRTPTALAVALVITSGMVQANEDETVVVIGQQLEDSSVGPDFSYVGLSSRTATKTDVAIGETPRAISIVTREQMDDRASISIADALQYTPSIQANYFGEDNKQDWFVIRGFQQANSGLYQDGTRLYSSGFYSWQIDPFGLERVEILRGPGSALYGQTPPGGVINVISKRPQFDGGSGQFAIEYGTDDRKQISLDVNSEVNDKMAFRLQALGRKNGSRVDGVEAERIFIAPSLAYKFTDDTKITLLTSYQKDDSDPYLQFLPMEGTLTSNPNGKISDSTAVGNTDWETFEREQLSLGYEFEHHFNDSTYFMQNTRYSKMDINLRQMYTIGYAKDLGYGPLDPTNTSVVRGATTEEGTSDAFNIDNRVVHKFTTGAVDHTLLAGIDYQTIDIENKDYPLNSLTGDPVVLSDGNPLFNIFNPSYGTNISLFNPTNNQIYTEADRETTKTKNNQLGLYLQNQMMIADKWAVQIGVRYDDSQNKTHNTTTGKKTKVDNEEWTTNLGVAYLMDNGFTPYVSYAQSFNPIIQLDVNGDPAKPERGEQYEVGLKYQPRSFEGYFNIAAFEVSKENLARTVNSQLTQIGEVRNRGIELEAVANVTEELTLIGNVSFIDSEITADSTSSNVGNTPSQIADQLASAWANYRFLNGPLDGLTIGAGARYVGDSYADNTETNVVPSYTLFDATLSYRIEDYKFQVAAKNLADKEYVATCDFYCFYGDRRNVIASVTYDW; this is encoded by the coding sequence ATGCGCACCCCAACAGCACTTGCGGTCGCTTTAGTTATAACGTCAGGAATGGTTCAGGCCAACGAAGATGAAACCGTTGTTGTTATTGGTCAGCAGCTAGAAGACAGTTCAGTCGGTCCAGATTTTAGTTACGTGGGATTAAGCAGTCGCACGGCAACCAAAACAGACGTTGCGATAGGCGAGACGCCACGTGCAATTTCTATTGTTACTCGTGAGCAGATGGACGACCGAGCGTCAATCAGTATTGCCGATGCATTGCAATACACACCGAGTATCCAAGCGAATTATTTTGGTGAAGACAACAAGCAAGATTGGTTTGTTATCCGTGGTTTTCAGCAAGCAAACAGTGGCTTGTATCAAGACGGAACGCGTTTGTATTCATCCGGTTTCTACAGTTGGCAAATCGACCCGTTTGGTTTGGAGCGTGTAGAAATCTTACGTGGTCCAGGATCAGCGTTGTACGGCCAAACCCCTCCTGGTGGTGTTATTAACGTAATCAGCAAGCGCCCACAGTTTGATGGTGGTTCGGGTCAGTTTGCTATCGAATACGGTACTGATGATCGCAAGCAAATTAGCTTAGATGTGAACTCTGAAGTTAACGATAAAATGGCGTTTCGCCTGCAAGCACTTGGTCGTAAAAATGGCAGTCGTGTCGATGGTGTAGAAGCTGAACGCATTTTTATCGCTCCTTCTCTGGCTTATAAATTCACAGACGACACAAAAATCACACTGCTAACTAGCTACCAGAAAGATGATTCCGACCCGTACCTACAGTTTTTACCAATGGAAGGAACGTTAACCTCGAATCCAAATGGCAAAATCAGTGATAGCACAGCAGTAGGTAATACAGATTGGGAAACGTTCGAGCGTGAACAACTGTCATTAGGTTATGAATTTGAACACCATTTCAATGACAGTACCTACTTCATGCAGAACACACGTTACAGTAAGATGGACATTAACCTCCGTCAAATGTACACGATTGGTTACGCGAAAGATTTGGGTTATGGCCCGTTAGATCCAACTAATACTTCTGTTGTTCGTGGTGCAACGACAGAAGAAGGTACATCTGATGCATTTAACATTGATAATCGTGTAGTTCATAAGTTCACTACAGGTGCTGTAGACCATACTCTTTTAGCAGGTATTGACTATCAAACCATTGATATTGAAAATAAAGACTACCCCCTAAACAGTTTAACAGGGGACCCTGTTGTCCTGTCTGACGGCAACCCATTGTTCAACATATTCAATCCAAGCTACGGTACAAACATTTCGCTGTTCAACCCAACTAATAACCAGATCTATACAGAAGCAGATCGTGAAACGACGAAAACCAAAAACAATCAATTAGGTTTGTATTTACAAAATCAAATGATGATTGCGGATAAGTGGGCAGTACAAATCGGTGTTCGTTACGACGATTCCCAAAACAAGACTCACAACACCACGACAGGCAAGAAAACTAAGGTTGATAACGAAGAATGGACAACCAACTTAGGTGTTGCTTACCTAATGGATAATGGCTTTACGCCATACGTTAGTTACGCACAGTCGTTCAATCCTATTATTCAACTTGACGTAAATGGCGACCCGGCTAAACCAGAACGCGGCGAACAGTATGAAGTGGGTTTGAAATACCAACCGCGTAGCTTTGAAGGCTACTTCAACATAGCGGCATTTGAAGTCTCGAAAGAAAACCTAGCACGCACTGTTAATAGCCAGTTAACGCAAATTGGTGAAGTTCGTAACCGTGGTATTGAACTAGAAGCCGTGGCTAACGTAACAGAAGAGCTAACGTTAATTGGTAACGTGTCATTCATTGATTCTGAAATAACAGCAGATTCGACAAGCAGTAATGTAGGTAACACGCCATCACAAATTGCTGACCAACTTGCTTCAGCTTGGGCAAATTACCGCTTCCTAAATGGTCCTCTTGATGGCTTAACGATTGGTGCAGGTGCTCGTTACGTTGGTGATTCATACGCCGATAATACAGAAACGAACGTTGTTCCTTCATACACATTATTTGACGCAACATTAAGCTACCGTATTGAAGATTACAAGTTCCAAGTTGCAGCGAAGAACTTAGCAGACAAAGAGTACGTGGCTACGTGTGATTTCTACTGCTTCTACGGTGATCGCCGTAACGTAATTGCGAGCGTAACCTATGACTGGTAA
- a CDS encoding non-ribosomal peptide synthetase has product MNDPIDKNNLQTKSQSKATTQPKATNQGQIDRHALAKRFLQLGKPEQIKFIELLSNKGLDFEKLPIVAVGSEQKVSLSPAQQRLWDIYRLDKGNSAYHMSGTFKVNGDLDIDRLTQLVNQVLERHDVLRTRFITSATEQVIQFVDKAAVMHPVGVDAQSWNQEQIQDAEQEFIGKAFELETELPIRMQCLRTGDHSWKLQLVMHHIVSDGWSIGVFLNELVTLYQQGKLPELAIQYRDYSHWQSALLDAGKGQQHIEFWKRELLQTDQSPLFPWHSDVTPNQRRIAGSISYELNESQSDKLKQIARQLSVTTSSLWLGIWQAALAKVTYRTDISVGVPMANRTRHEVSNLIGFFVNTMVIQQSITPNSSLSDVIEGAHNKVLEAQEHQLLPFDQLVSAFTAEQNDGEPKNYERKAGQTPLFQVLFNHQSSLADEIQLDSQLTLKAEQQNGEFALFDIALDIRETERKIGVVLTYSKDRIDSDVMVELNAVLEHLIGSLESHVDNNLARINHLTRHDASVLEKLSQPEGEWEFQSIVELIGVQAKARPDAIALKHQDFELSYTQLDSASSELASKLVAKGVVRDQAIGVLFERGVEMIVSMVAVMKAGGAFLPLDPDYPTERLAYMVQDSKAGFVITQQGLELRWQNIQSEFDVSLPKVSSFIYRQQDLTQSLGNGQCLPTELMPTILPEQLAYIIYTSGSTGKPKGVAVNHNGLSMHVQTIGKQYGMTPEDVELHFASISFDGAVERWTVPLAFGSKLVIRDQELWSVEKTCEVLCNEKITIACFPPSYVGPLLDWIEYQKPSINVRSWTLGGEAFTAETYQRLQKVVNPSRIINGYGPTETVVTPMIWRAYPQDKLDSAYAPIGQPVGERRLYILDSQLNKVALGAVGELYIGGEVGLARGYLDQPDLTSERFIPDPFNTDDTTSRDSSYKRAGQRMYRTGDLVRWNQSGVMEYIGRVDQQVKIRGFRVELGEIESRLQALSKVEHCVVAVKEAGQQKQLFGYLQSSEPDRFDLDEILEALSRELPDYMVPNQLMLLDKLPLTPAGKVDRASLPAMDENVQSIATVVLPETEQEALLVDIWQQLLGIDQVSCADNFFALGGDSILCLQMVSKVRVAGYNLTPQQVFEGKTLTDLAEALDIHKAATERVLTEEVFGLMPIQAHFFAQEFPEPDHWNQHICVELKQDMNTDYLELAIQALVKQHPSLRLAFKQHQGRWKQQYQPYQERQYLWISSVSSEDAFSAFAQEIHQSMDIDTGRLIQAGYVQCSESPNRLMIAIHHLAVDGVSWRILLDDLWKVYQQQVAGQAIQLMPNSSEINETVRQVEHWSTTEQGKLMQYAWHKLVQKSSNSVKNKQELPPALYQNKQVYKTELSNDFTQTLLRVSNTNHGDIQSVLIAALVSVLTSEAQSEIPLYLEGHGREDSVFSGVDLSRMVGWTTSLYPMIGHFQPDILDVLNQTQSYQESVKKDGGIGYGVRYLNKDTTDSFRASATFNYLGQYSSDGFAHWCTPIEDGSLPQSGLNQMLTPLVVNSQVVSGQLSLSWEFSKTHYSLAGIEQIAEQYVERLTALVSAMKQEAKVTNSNQSLANLRLVEKLNNTTCENEPVFCIHPVTGRVTGYQRLAQALEGDRSVFGIKSQSFVSESVFDSSFNDMAETYYQTIKQIQPHGPYRLVGWSLGGALAQEISLRLERNGDDIAFVGLLDCYVPGTEIAEDQWDSPTSKTKLMEHISLLLGSITKAQGQRCLELLDSVPPQRWPEVFNTWLAENNFDRYMADNAKQMLYSWAVEQHMRALCRGYQLPSIKTQLHCWWAGQPNGRSELLSKGLNKHNNLQYSAVIDTDHLGIVQNNQVIKDLYRHLYCE; this is encoded by the coding sequence ATGAACGACCCAATAGACAAGAACAATCTACAAACAAAGAGTCAGTCAAAAGCGACGACTCAACCCAAGGCGACTAACCAAGGACAAATCGATAGACACGCGTTAGCAAAACGTTTTCTACAACTGGGAAAACCAGAGCAAATCAAGTTTATCGAACTGCTGAGTAACAAAGGTTTAGATTTCGAAAAACTACCTATTGTTGCGGTTGGTTCTGAGCAGAAAGTCTCGCTGTCTCCGGCACAACAACGTTTGTGGGATATTTATCGTCTAGACAAAGGCAACAGTGCCTACCATATGTCGGGGACGTTCAAAGTTAATGGTGATTTGGATATTGACCGATTAACCCAGCTCGTCAACCAAGTCTTAGAACGCCATGATGTGTTGAGAACACGCTTTATTACCAGTGCCACAGAGCAGGTTATTCAGTTTGTCGACAAAGCGGCGGTGATGCATCCGGTTGGTGTTGATGCTCAAAGTTGGAATCAAGAGCAAATTCAAGACGCCGAGCAGGAGTTTATTGGCAAAGCGTTTGAGCTTGAGACTGAACTGCCAATTCGTATGCAATGTTTACGAACCGGTGATCATTCGTGGAAGCTACAGCTTGTCATGCATCACATCGTTTCTGATGGTTGGTCGATTGGCGTATTTTTAAATGAACTCGTTACGCTTTATCAACAAGGTAAATTGCCAGAGTTAGCGATTCAATATCGTGATTATTCTCATTGGCAAAGCGCGTTATTGGATGCGGGGAAAGGGCAGCAACATATTGAGTTTTGGAAGCGTGAGCTTTTACAAACAGATCAAAGCCCACTGTTCCCTTGGCATAGTGACGTTACACCAAATCAAAGACGCATTGCTGGTTCGATCAGCTATGAACTCAATGAGTCGCAATCTGACAAACTAAAACAGATTGCGCGTCAGTTGTCGGTAACGACTTCGAGCTTATGGTTAGGGATATGGCAGGCTGCTTTAGCCAAGGTAACGTATCGCACAGATATATCAGTCGGTGTACCGATGGCGAATCGTACCCGCCACGAAGTGTCTAATCTGATAGGCTTTTTTGTGAATACTATGGTTATTCAGCAATCCATAACGCCTAACAGCTCTTTATCTGATGTGATTGAAGGAGCCCACAACAAAGTACTTGAGGCGCAAGAACATCAACTATTGCCATTCGATCAGTTAGTCAGTGCTTTCACGGCTGAGCAAAACGACGGTGAGCCAAAGAATTACGAACGAAAAGCAGGACAAACTCCCTTGTTTCAAGTGCTTTTTAACCATCAAAGTTCGTTGGCTGATGAGATTCAATTAGATAGCCAACTTACATTGAAGGCTGAGCAACAAAACGGGGAATTTGCGTTATTCGATATTGCACTGGATATCCGTGAGACAGAGCGAAAAATAGGTGTCGTGCTCACGTATTCAAAGGATCGAATCGATTCTGATGTGATGGTTGAGTTGAATGCTGTACTTGAACATCTCATCGGCAGTCTGGAGTCGCATGTAGATAACAACCTGGCCCGAATCAATCACCTCACACGACACGATGCATCTGTTTTAGAAAAACTATCGCAACCAGAAGGTGAGTGGGAGTTTCAGTCAATTGTTGAACTTATTGGAGTTCAAGCCAAAGCACGACCTGATGCCATCGCACTAAAGCATCAAGACTTTGAGTTGAGCTACACGCAATTGGATTCGGCATCATCAGAATTGGCGTCCAAACTTGTCGCTAAAGGCGTAGTTCGAGATCAAGCGATCGGTGTGTTGTTCGAGAGAGGCGTCGAAATGATTGTCTCTATGGTTGCAGTCATGAAGGCGGGCGGGGCATTTCTACCACTAGACCCTGATTATCCAACTGAGCGTCTTGCATATATGGTTCAAGATTCTAAGGCGGGGTTTGTGATTACCCAGCAAGGCCTAGAGCTCCGTTGGCAAAACATTCAATCTGAGTTTGACGTTTCATTACCAAAAGTAAGTTCTTTCATTTATCGCCAGCAAGACTTAACTCAATCTTTAGGTAACGGACAATGTTTACCAACTGAATTAATGCCAACGATACTCCCTGAACAATTGGCATACATCATTTATACCTCCGGTTCGACAGGTAAACCGAAAGGCGTGGCAGTCAACCACAATGGTTTGTCTATGCACGTTCAAACTATTGGCAAGCAATATGGTATGACACCAGAAGACGTTGAGCTGCACTTCGCTTCGATTAGCTTTGATGGTGCCGTTGAGCGTTGGACAGTGCCGTTAGCTTTTGGTAGCAAGCTTGTCATCCGAGATCAAGAGTTGTGGAGTGTTGAGAAAACTTGCGAGGTGCTGTGCAATGAAAAGATTACCATTGCCTGTTTCCCGCCGAGTTACGTGGGTCCGTTGCTTGATTGGATTGAATATCAAAAACCATCTATCAATGTCCGCTCCTGGACACTTGGTGGCGAAGCCTTTACCGCTGAAACCTATCAACGTTTGCAAAAGGTCGTGAACCCTTCGCGTATTATCAATGGTTATGGTCCAACAGAAACCGTAGTCACACCGATGATTTGGCGTGCATACCCTCAGGATAAATTGGACAGTGCGTATGCTCCGATTGGTCAGCCTGTCGGCGAACGTCGTTTGTACATATTGGATTCGCAACTCAATAAGGTCGCACTTGGCGCCGTTGGGGAATTATACATCGGCGGTGAAGTCGGGTTGGCTCGTGGATATTTAGACCAACCGGATTTAACTTCTGAGCGGTTCATACCTGATCCTTTCAATACAGATGATACGACTAGTCGAGATAGCTCTTACAAACGAGCAGGCCAACGTATGTATCGCACTGGTGATTTGGTTCGTTGGAATCAAAGTGGCGTGATGGAATATATAGGGCGCGTGGATCAGCAGGTTAAAATCAGAGGGTTTCGAGTTGAGTTAGGAGAAATTGAAAGCCGCCTTCAAGCACTATCTAAGGTTGAGCATTGCGTTGTTGCAGTGAAAGAGGCCGGCCAACAAAAACAGTTGTTTGGTTATTTGCAGAGTAGCGAGCCTGACCGTTTTGATCTTGATGAGATTCTCGAAGCGCTTTCACGAGAGTTACCCGATTACATGGTCCCAAACCAATTAATGCTCTTGGATAAATTGCCTTTAACACCTGCTGGTAAAGTTGATAGAGCCTCGCTCCCCGCTATGGATGAGAACGTTCAATCGATCGCGACAGTTGTGTTACCTGAAACCGAACAAGAGGCGTTGCTCGTAGATATATGGCAGCAGCTACTCGGCATAGATCAAGTGAGTTGTGCGGATAACTTCTTTGCATTGGGAGGTGATTCGATACTTTGCTTGCAAATGGTGAGTAAAGTACGCGTTGCGGGCTACAACTTAACACCACAGCAAGTCTTTGAAGGCAAAACGTTAACTGACCTAGCCGAAGCCTTGGATATCCATAAGGCAGCAACAGAGCGTGTTTTGACCGAAGAAGTGTTTGGCTTAATGCCGATCCAGGCTCATTTCTTTGCTCAAGAGTTTCCTGAGCCTGATCATTGGAATCAGCATATCTGTGTTGAGCTTAAGCAAGACATGAATACCGACTATCTGGAATTGGCGATTCAGGCGTTGGTTAAACAACACCCAAGTTTGAGGCTCGCATTTAAACAGCATCAAGGTCGTTGGAAACAACAGTATCAACCTTATCAAGAACGCCAATACCTTTGGATAAGCTCAGTGAGCTCTGAAGATGCATTTTCAGCATTTGCACAAGAGATTCATCAAAGCATGGATATCGATACTGGTCGATTAATTCAGGCCGGTTACGTGCAATGTTCAGAATCCCCAAATCGCTTGATGATAGCTATTCACCACTTAGCTGTGGATGGTGTGTCTTGGCGAATTCTGTTAGATGACCTTTGGAAGGTGTATCAACAACAAGTTGCGGGGCAAGCTATCCAGTTAATGCCGAATTCGAGTGAAATCAATGAAACCGTCCGTCAAGTTGAACACTGGTCGACTACTGAGCAAGGAAAGTTGATGCAATACGCTTGGCATAAGTTGGTCCAGAAATCGTCAAATTCAGTCAAGAATAAGCAAGAGCTTCCTCCTGCGCTTTATCAAAATAAACAGGTTTACAAAACTGAACTATCGAATGACTTCACTCAAACGTTATTGCGTGTTTCAAACACCAATCACGGAGATATCCAAAGCGTGTTGATTGCTGCATTAGTGTCAGTATTAACAAGTGAAGCGCAATCTGAGATTCCTCTGTATTTAGAGGGACATGGTCGAGAAGATTCTGTTTTCTCAGGCGTTGATCTATCAAGAATGGTGGGTTGGACGACCAGTTTGTACCCAATGATTGGGCATTTCCAACCTGATATTCTTGATGTGCTCAACCAAACCCAAAGCTATCAAGAAAGCGTTAAGAAAGATGGCGGTATCGGCTATGGCGTAAGGTATTTAAACAAAGACACGACCGATAGTTTTCGAGCAAGCGCAACGTTTAACTATCTCGGCCAGTACTCAAGTGACGGCTTCGCACACTGGTGTACACCTATCGAAGACGGAAGCCTACCTCAATCCGGACTAAATCAGATGTTGACGCCACTTGTTGTTAACTCTCAGGTTGTGTCTGGGCAGTTAAGCCTGTCATGGGAGTTTTCGAAAACGCACTATTCATTAGCGGGCATCGAGCAAATAGCAGAGCAGTATGTTGAGCGTTTAACGGCGCTTGTCAGTGCTATGAAACAAGAAGCGAAAGTAACAAATAGTAATCAGAGCTTAGCCAATCTGCGACTGGTAGAAAAACTCAATAATACAACGTGCGAGAATGAACCTGTTTTCTGTATTCACCCTGTGACAGGGCGTGTGACGGGTTACCAGAGACTCGCACAAGCACTCGAAGGAGATAGAAGTGTATTTGGCATAAAGTCACAGAGCTTTGTATCAGAGAGCGTATTTGATTCCTCGTTTAATGATATGGCCGAGACGTACTACCAAACGATCAAACAGATCCAGCCTCATGGTCCTTATCGATTAGTCGGATGGTCATTAGGTGGGGCACTTGCTCAGGAAATCTCATTACGTTTAGAGAGGAATGGCGACGATATAGCGTTTGTTGGGTTACTCGATTGCTATGTGCCAGGCACTGAAATTGCTGAAGACCAATGGGACTCACCAACCTCAAAAACCAAACTCATGGAACATATTTCATTGCTGCTTGGTTCAATTACGAAAGCGCAGGGGCAGAGATGTTTAGAGTTGCTCGATTCAGTACCTCCTCAAAGGTGGCCAGAAGTCTTTAATACATGGTTGGCGGAAAATAACTTCGACCGCTACATGGCGGACAACGCAAAACAAATGCTCTATAGCTGGGCTGTTGAACAACACATGCGTGCTTTGTGTCGCGGGTATCAATTACCGAGCATAAAAACCCAATTGCATTGTTGGTGGGCAGGACAGCCAAATGGTCGCTCAGAGCTGTTATCAAAAGGGTTGAATAAGCATAACAACCTCCAATATTCCGCTGTTATAGACACGGATCATTTAGGTATCGTTCAGAATAATCAAGTAATCAAAGACTTATACAGACATTTGTATTGTGAATAA